The genomic window TTGGGGGTGACCTGAAGCATTCTGGGATTCCCAGAGTCCAGAGGGGACGCAGGGGCTGAGTGCTGGGGGACTCCGGGGATGGGCAGGAGGTGCAGGGGTGCgggcaggaggcagggcctggggcccCAGGTCAGTGAGCAAAGGGGAAGGGGCAGGTAGGAGTGGAGCCCCAGCTTACTCTGTAGCTGATGGTCCTGGGCAAAGCTGGGGTTATCCATGAGGTACTGCTGGGCCTGGGACCATGTGGTTTGGAAGTTGACACTACTCATCCCATCCAGGATACTCTTCAGGGCCTGGATATTGCGGCGCCGCAGCTGCTTGGCCTGTTCCTGGGGAGCCACGGGATCAGGGTAAGGCAGGGAAGGCTAGAGCTACTCAAGCAGGCCCGGGCAGGAGGACTTGGGGAAAGAAGGGCAGTGTGGGAACCCTAGCAGGAAAGCCAGACTCAAGGCTTTGACGTCCCTAGAAAGGGGAGGGAGCACAGGTTAGGCTGACCCCTCAGAAGCCCCTTCCTGCCCTTCCATGCCCAGGGTTGTGGCCCAGAGAAGAAAAGGGGTGTGTGTGCAGCATGGACATGGCAAACGCACACCAGCTTCCAAGCCAGGGGAGCAGAGAGGAGAAAGACCAAAGGCCGTAAGCAGACAGGCTTTCTCTCCAAGGACTAGCGTGGGACGGGAGGCTCTGGCCCTGTGACCGTTACCTTCTCCTTCTTGGCCAGGAAGAAGAGGACATCATCATAAACCTCTTTTCGATCTCTCTCAGGGACCACAGCCCAGACCTCCAGCTCCCCGAAGGTCTGCTCTGCCCTCCTGTGGAGCATACGGGCCGTGAGTCAGCAGCAGAGAACAACAGACCCCGGGCCCTGCTGTTCCCGTTCCCGgcgccagcccagcccagccccctgACCGGTAGCGGGTGGTGGAGGTCATGCGCTCGTGCTGCTCCAGGAAATGCTGCAGCGTCTGCTTGGCCTCCTTAGCCCTCAGCCGggcctcctccttctcctccttctcccgcTGGGCCTTGTAGGCATTGAATGCCTGCTTTTTCTCGCTCAGTTTGGGCAAGGCACTGGCGTGCAGAAGGGGGCAGTGGGGAGGAGATGGAGAAGAAGTCAGTCTAAAGCACCCTACCCGGGCCAGAGTAGGGTAATGGGACACTGGGGATGGGTCTCCACAGAGCTGAGCGTGAGCTCCAGGCATGGGCACAACAGGGAGGCAAGACAGCTCTCCTGGATATAGGCAGGGGCGAGACGTAGTGAGGGAAAGAGATTAGGCTCCAAGACACTAGTAATCCTgggccctttttctttctttcaggtcACAGGCCTCTGCCCTATCTAAACCCTCTTTCCCCAAATAATCCAATTCAATTCAGTTCAACTCAGTtcaattcaacaagcatttattggagGTCTCGTGTCAGAtccctttccccttcctttcctgGGGGGCCGTCAGCTGCTCTTTCCCTTGCACCCCCACCCTAGCCTATCACTTTCCTGACTCTGGACCCTTTGGGGACTTTCTCAGGGTGTTCCTGGCTCAAGTGCACTCATGAACAGGGCCTGAGGGGCCTGGCCCCTGCCCAGGCCTACCTGTAGCGGGGGTCGGTGACCACCATCTTCATGGCCTGTTCCCACGAGGCGTTGGAGGGGACAGCCTGGAATGGAGCAGGCGGGGGTCATAGGGCCTGCTCCCCTTCAGCCCCCGCCAGGCCTTCCCTGGGAGCCCCCCAGCACCTTGTCCCTCAGCAGCTCCTTGAACGCTTGTTTTGCTTTCTCCCGGTTGCTCCAGCTGAGGCCAGACCTTTCTGGTTCTGGCTTtgactcctcctcctcctgctgtgGTGGCTGATGCTGCCCCGTAGaactggggggcagaggggactCAGCACAGGAACCCCCAGTTCCCGTGGTTTCCAGCGCCCTGTGCTCTCAGcaacccacccctcccccatgttCCCAGGGCAGCCCTTCTCAGCCCTTCTCCCAAGAAGAGGTCAAGGCAGAGGTCAAGGGCGGAAGCAGGATGAGGGGCTGGGCACCCGAGGCCGGCAGCTAGGATGACACAGGGGCAGCCCTCACCTGCTGGGGCCCTCCTCCGGCTGCTGCAGGATCCCCTGCTCCAGGGCCTGGGCGGCCTCTGACACATCGCCATCTTCACTCCCACCCGGCTCGGGTTCCAGGAGGCCCGTGGGTattggggtggggccaggaggcGCCGGCGGGGGGTCGGGCTGTGGCTGAGGAGGCTGGGGCTGGAGCGCCTGTggcggctgctgctgctgctgtttcctGCAGATGAGCCAGAAGAGGAGGGCCCAAGAACAGAGCAGGGAGAGAGGAGGTCAGGGAAGGATGGGGTGAGCACAGACCACCTGGCCAGGAGACCGCAGGCACACTGGCTCTTCCTCAGTGGAGGGGGGAGAATGGGGAGAGACAGTCCACTCCCGCCCCCTAGGGGGCCCCAAGGGAGGACGGACAGGTAGGAAGGCGGGTGAGTCACTCACCCTGCAGTCTCTTGTTTGACTAGAGCTGCAATGGGAGAAGACAGCATGGTCAGTCACAGGGTCACAAGGGCCCCCCACAGGAACCCCTACCCGAGCCCACCCCCTTATGCCCCCAGGACCCCTCACCCTCCAGGTCAGCCAGGTCCTTGGGCCGGGTCCAGCGGGACTCCTTACTCAGGTTGTTATAGTAGTAGGGTTTGCCTGTGTCCGACTTGTACTCTTTCCAGGGACACTGGGACAGCAGCAGCTGCAAGAGGATGGGTCAGGGGACATCAGCGGGCTGGGCATGCTCTCCAGCTACAGTTGGGGAGAAGGGGGAGCAGTGGGTGGGGGCCTGGCTCAACCTGGAGGAAGATGGACTTCCCAAGATCCTAGGAAGACTTTTCCAGGAGGGTGGGGTCGGTCAGGGATCTTGGGATCAGAGGAACCCTAAGTAACATGCATGGTTAGAGACTCAGGGGAGGCCAAGGGCTTAGAAAGGTCAGGGAAGTCAAAAGGAAAGGTCAGAAAGCTCTGCTTAGGACCTCCGCCTTGGACTTGAGCACGCTGGGCTTCTCCCACACGGACTGCTTGTTGTCAGCATTGTAGTAGTAGATGCGCCCATCTGGGGCCACATGCTCACTCCATAGGGCCCTCTGGGAGAGGGGGGAGCAGAGAATGGTGATCAGGGTCCCTCTCCCAAAGCCACTCTTCCTTACCCAAAAGACCTCATCATCAGCCCCCAACTTACAGCCTTTCTACCCAGGGACCCCTGAGTTGGGAGAACTTACCGGAGGACCTGTCCCAGACACAGCAGCTACAAAAGAGGtcaaaggaaatatactaagccCTTGTTCCAACCCCTATCTTATCCCCATTTATTCCTCCCTTATcccatcccaaataaatatcccctGGTCCCATCAACATCCCCGGCTCCCTGGCATCCCAACAGGCATGGTCCAGGGTGGGCTCCAGTCTATGGTTCCCTCTCCCTTGTGTACCCCCCAACCTCCGAGCCTGGGGGGAGCAGGCCCCCAGAAGACTCACAGCTGGCGGTGTCCGCACCCGGAGCCGTCTGCCgaagaaagaggagggggaagggttggggCCAAGCCCAGTGGCCCCCAGGACCCAGGCCATGGGGGATGGAGAAGCAGGCCAGGCCAGGAGTCAATGTCCTGGCACCCAGGGATCTCTGCTCCCTAACAGGCTTCCTCCACCCTCCACGGCTGTGGCTCTAAGATCCCGGGGGGGAGTCCCACAGCATCTCCTTTCTTCGTTTTCCTCAATGAGAGTGTTTTGTTGAGTCAATTCCTGAGGCCCAACTCTTCCACAGTAGATGCCAAATTTTACGTTCTACCCAGACTCCACACTGAGCAACAGCACAAGAAAGAGCAGCAAGATCCCAGGTGCTGTTGCCTCCTCCAAAGAGAAAGAGGATGTAGAAGAAGGGACGGTTTCCATGGGTCCTCAGTGCACATCCCTGGGAGGGTAAGGGGCGTGTGGCAGAAGCGTGTTCCTAAGGGAGCTGGGCATAAGCAGTGGGATAACGAGAGAATAGCCACGGCTTTAGGGACGAGTGGACAGTTTGAGAAGCGGAGTACAGGGCTGGAGAAGAGGAGCTGAGCGGGGAGTGCTGCTGGGGACCGGGGTGGAGGAGATGAGAAGAGGCAAAGAACGGAGGCCAGGTCCCCTGTCCTCCAAGTCAGACCCACAGGGCTGCAGGGCAGAGCCTGCTTCCTGTCAGCCCCCAGTGCTTACCGCTGCGGTGACGGGCACCGCTGGCATCAGCATGCCTGGCATCATGGGAGGTACCATTCCTGGTATCTATGGATACAAAGAAGATAAAAACCAGCTACCGAGGCCAGGGCACGCACAGGCAAGGAAGGCTCTCTGTGAGCCAGGGCGCCCCAAGGGGTCCTGAGAGATCCCTTTGGGGCCATGACCCTCGCCTGGCCTCCCTGAGGCAAGGCCCGGGTACGAGCCCTCGGCCCAGCCTGAGAGTTTTCTCCCGTCATTCTGAAGACTGGCCCAaagctcccctccctccccagcttcTGAAGCCCAGACGCCCAATCTCGTCCTCACCCTCGGATAAACTGGCAGGGCTTCCTGCGGCCCCCAGTGGAGGGGAGGTTTACCTGTGTGAGCGGTGGTGGTGCCCCCATTGGTGGAAGCATTGGGGGCATGATGCCAGGAGGCATGGGGGGGATGGCTGGTGGTCTCTGACTCATGGGGGGTAGCCCCATCGGAGGAAAGGGTGGGGGGATCCCTGGAGGGGGCATctggaaatgaggaagggaagagaCACTGAACAGAGAAGACAACGCCGTGGACCTGTCAGGAAATATccacctgcctcccaccccctccctccatcctgGCTCTGAGACAACTCCGAGGCTTTAGGCTGAGAAGCATAAGGCGTGAAACCCTCCTCACTACTGAGAAAGATGTAACGGGGGAGCCCTGTGGGTCTAACAGGCAAGCACTTGGCCTCTCgaaaggtggggagggaagggcaggggaAGCACGGCAGCCTCCAGACTGCAGCTAGCAGGCTCGACGCCTTCAGCAACTCTCCCCAGACAGGCCTCGCAGGTGAAGGGGAGAAGGCAGGTGTCCAGCACCCAAACTGCCCCGGCCCCTGCTGCCCATCCCTTGTTTTTCCAACTCGATGACCACCAGTGCTATTCCAGCCTGACTTCTGTGGCATATTTAAAGAGCAAAGACAAGGAGTAGTGAAAGAGAAAGACAGCCCGCCCTGCCCTCACACTAAAGGagtctttccccttccccttctcctacCCCCAGCCCCAGTGTGTCCCAGGAACAAAAGTCAAAGGGGGAACTGTCAACTTTATGGTCTAAGAGCTCAAAAGCGGCTCCCCCCACCACAATACCCAGGCAAAACCATCCCTCCTCCAAGGGCAGCAGAAGGGGCATTACATGAAAACCGTGCTGGCAGCGCAGCAGTGGCTAGGGCCTGGGGAGCTGAGGTGCAGGCTGGAAAAGCCAAGCCCAGGGAAAGACATAAAACTTACGAAGGGTGGTGGCATCATGGGGGGCCCCGGTGGGAAGGGGGCAGGCGCTGCTGGGGGCCGGGGACCAGAATCGGGAACCGACTGTTGAGGGAGAGAAAAGTCATAGGACCCAGGATGGGCACAGAGCTGGGCTTTTGCAGAAGGGAAGCAGAGGGGGAAGGATGAAAAAGGAGCACAAAGTCCAGAAGGAGGGTCTCCAAACCCAATATCCTGCCCACCCCAACAGCTCCGAGCCCAAGGCAGGTCTGCTCCCTCTTCTGCCAGTCCAGAGCCAGCAGGTTGGGCCCCGCAAACGTCATCTTCATTTTGGAAGTTTCCACCTTGCCAAAGCCACAGAAAAGATGGGAGAGGCACTACTGTGTAGGCAATGACTGGCTCTTCCCAAGGCTTCTTATCCATTATCCTCAATCCAGCCAAACAGAGGTCCTATAGAATTCCAACATATCCAGGGAGGGCGTGGCCTCTCTTCCTGTCCCCCTACCTGAATTAATCCAGTTGCAGAGACTCAATCCCAAAGCTCCCCAAATACAAACATTCACTAGCACATCTTAAGTATTAGTCTCCCTAACTCTCCTCTCTACCATCAGCCTCCTCCGCTCATTGACATCGTCGGTAGTCACCTGCTTCCTTTGACATCTTCCACTTCCACCCACCCATTTCATCTCTCTAACTCTacacccccctccccagcttTTTCTCTGTGGCTATCCCTTCCCCTACAAATCTTGAACTCATTCCCCTGTGGATACAGGCTTTGAAGAGCCTAAGTCTCCTGATCCTACATCACCATCCATTAGTTTTCAGCTGAAATATCACTTACTCTAAGAAGCCTTCACAAATCTGTTTAAAGTAGAGCCTTCTAATCTTTTGTCTACCTgactcccttcttcctttcctcctaaaataaatacaattaattaTTATGTGTGCCTGGATATCTGTCTTCCCCCTACTAGAGTGATAATATCCCATGAGGGTAGGGGTCATGATGGGCTTGTTGACAGCTGGATTCCTGGCACctggcacagtgtctggcacataataggcacctaacaaatactgaatgaattaatgaatgaatg from Dasypus novemcinctus isolate mDasNov1 chromosome 12, mDasNov1.1.hap2, whole genome shotgun sequence includes these protein-coding regions:
- the PRPF40B gene encoding pre-mRNA-processing factor 40 homolog B isoform X4; the protein is MSVPDSGPRPPAAPAPFPPGPPMMPPPFMPPPGIPPPFPPMGLPPMSQRPPAIPPMPPGIMPPMLPPMGAPPPLTQIPGMVPPMMPGMLMPAVPVTAATAPGADTASSAVSGTGPPRALWSEHVAPDGRIYYYNADNKQSVWEKPSVLKSKAELLLSQCPWKEYKSDTGKPYYYNNLSKESRWTRPKDLADLEALVKQETAGKQQQQQPPQALQPQPPQPQPDPPPAPPGPTPIPTGLLEPEPGGSEDGDVSEAAQALEQGILQQPEEGPSSSTGQHQPPQQEEEESKPEPERSGLSWSNREKAKQAFKELLRDKAVPSNASWEQAMKMVVTDPRYSALPKLSEKKQAFNAYKAQREKEEKEEARLRAKEAKQTLQHFLEQHERMTSTTRYRRAEQTFGELEVWAVVPERDRKEVYDDVLFFLAKKEKEQAKQLRRRNIQALKSILDGMSSVNFQTTWSQAQQYLMDNPSFAQDHQLQNMDKEDALICFEEHIRALEKEEEEERERARLRERRQQRKNREAFQTFLDELHETGQLHSMSTWMELYPAVSTDVRFANMLGQPGSTPLDLFKFYVEELKARFHDEKKIIKDILKDRGFCVEVNTAFEDFAHVISFDKRAAALDAGNIKLTFNSLLEKAEAREREREKEEARRTRRREAAFRSMLRQAVPALELGTAWEEVRERFVCDSAFEQITLESERIRLFREFLQVLESECQHLHTKGRKHGRKGKKHHHKRSHSPSGSESEEEELPPSSLRPPKRRRRNPSESGSEPSSSLDSVESGGAALGGRGSPSSRLLLGSDHGLRKAKKPKKKNKKRRHKSNSPESETDPEEKAGKESDEKEQEQDKDRELRRTELPNRSPGFGIKKEKTGWDTSESELSEGELERRRRTLLQQLDDHQ
- the PRPF40B gene encoding pre-mRNA-processing factor 40 homolog B isoform X5; its protein translation is MMPPPGIPPPFPPMGLPPMSQRPPAIPPMPPGIMPPMLPPMGAPPPLTQIPGMVPPMMPGMLMPAVPVTAATAPGADTASSAVSGTGPPRALWSEHVAPDGRIYYYNADNKQSVWEKPSVLKSKAELLLSQCPWKEYKSDTGKPYYYNNLSKESRWTRPKDLADLEALVKQETAGKQQQQQPPQALQPQPPQPQPDPPPAPPGPTPIPTGLLEPEPGGSEDGDVSEAAQALEQGILQQPEEGPSSSTGQHQPPQQEEEESKPEPERSGLSWSNREKAKQAFKELLRDKAVPSNASWEQAMKMVVTDPRYSALPKLSEKKQAFNAYKAQREKEEKEEARLRAKEAKQTLQHFLEQHERMTSTTRYRRAEQTFGELEVWAVVPERDRKEVYDDVLFFLAKKEKEQAKQLRRRNIQALKSILDGMSSVNFQTTWSQAQQYLMDNPSFAQDHQLQNMDKEDALICFEEHIRALEKEEEEERERARLRERRQQRKNREAFQTFLDELHETGQLHSMSTWMELYPAVSTDVRFANMLGQPGSTPLDLFKFYVEELKARFHDEKKIIKDILKDRGFCVEVNTAFEDFAHVISFDKRAAALDAGNIKLTFNSLLEKAEAREREREKEEARRTRRREAAFRSMLRQAVPALELGTAWEEVRERFVCDSAFEQITLESERIRLFREFLQVLESECQHLHTKGRKHGRKGKKHHHKRSHSPSGSESEEEELPPSSLRPPKRRRRNPSESGSEPSSSLDSVESGGAALGGRGSPSSRLLLGSDHGLRKAKKPKKKNKKRRHKSNSPESETDPEEKAGKESDEKEQEQDKDRELRRTELPNRSPGFGIKKEKTGWDTSESELSEGELERRRRTLLQQLDDHQ
- the PRPF40B gene encoding pre-mRNA-processing factor 40 homolog B isoform X1 → MDKKPWEEPVIAYTVVPLPSFLWLWQGGNFQNEDDVCGAQPAGSGLAEEGADLPWARSCWGGQDIGFGDPPSGLCAPFSSFPLCFPSAKAQLCAHPGSYDFSLPQQSVPDSGPRPPAAPAPFPPGPPMMPPPFMPPPGIPPPFPPMGLPPMSQRPPAIPPMPPGIMPPMLPPMGAPPPLTQIPGMVPPMMPGMLMPAVPVTAATAPGADTASSAVSGTGPPRALWSEHVAPDGRIYYYNADNKQSVWEKPSVLKSKAELLLSQCPWKEYKSDTGKPYYYNNLSKESRWTRPKDLADLEALVKQETAGKQQQQQPPQALQPQPPQPQPDPPPAPPGPTPIPTGLLEPEPGGSEDGDVSEAAQALEQGILQQPEEGPSSSTGQHQPPQQEEEESKPEPERSGLSWSNREKAKQAFKELLRDKAVPSNASWEQAMKMVVTDPRYSALPKLSEKKQAFNAYKAQREKEEKEEARLRAKEAKQTLQHFLEQHERMTSTTRYRRAEQTFGELEVWAVVPERDRKEVYDDVLFFLAKKEKEQAKQLRRRNIQALKSILDGMSSVNFQTTWSQAQQYLMDNPSFAQDHQLQNMDKEDALICFEEHIRALEKEEEEERERARLRERRQQRKNREAFQTFLDELHETGQLHSMSTWMELYPAVSTDVRFANMLGQPGSTPLDLFKFYVEELKARFHDEKKIIKDILKDRGFCVEVNTAFEDFAHVISFDKRAAALDAGNIKLTFNSLLEKAEAREREREKEEARRTRRREAAFRSMLRQAVPALELGTAWEEVRERFVCDSAFEQITLESERIRLFREFLQVLESECQHLHTKGRKHGRKGKKHHHKRSHSPSGSESEEEELPPSSLRPPKRRRRNPSESGSEPSSSLDSVESGGAALGGRGSPSSRLLLGSDHGLRKAKKPKKKNKKRRHKSNSPESETDPEEKAGKESDEKEQEQDKDRELRRTELPNRSPGFGIKKEKTGWDTSESELSEGELERRRRTLLQQLDDHQ
- the PRPF40B gene encoding pre-mRNA-processing factor 40 homolog B isoform X3 translates to MDKKPWEEPVIAYTVVPLPSFLWLWQGGNFQNEDDVCGAQPAGSGLAEEGADLPWARSCWGGQDIGFGDPPSGLCAPFSSFPLCFPSAKAQLCAHPGSYDFSLPQQSVPDSGPRPPAAPAPFPPGPPMMPPPFIPGMVPPMMPGMLMPAVPVTAATAPGADTASSAVSGTGPPRALWSEHVAPDGRIYYYNADNKQSVWEKPSVLKSKAELLLSQCPWKEYKSDTGKPYYYNNLSKESRWTRPKDLADLEALVKQETAGKQQQQQPPQALQPQPPQPQPDPPPAPPGPTPIPTGLLEPEPGGSEDGDVSEAAQALEQGILQQPEEGPSSSTGQHQPPQQEEEESKPEPERSGLSWSNREKAKQAFKELLRDKAVPSNASWEQAMKMVVTDPRYSALPKLSEKKQAFNAYKAQREKEEKEEARLRAKEAKQTLQHFLEQHERMTSTTRYRRAEQTFGELEVWAVVPERDRKEVYDDVLFFLAKKEKEQAKQLRRRNIQALKSILDGMSSVNFQTTWSQAQQYLMDNPSFAQDHQLQNMDKEDALICFEEHIRALEKEEEEERERARLRERRQQRKNREAFQTFLDELHETGQLHSMSTWMELYPAVSTDVRFANMLGQPGSTPLDLFKFYVEELKARFHDEKKIIKDILKDRGFCVEVNTAFEDFAHVISFDKRAAALDAGNIKLTFNSLLEKAEAREREREKEEARRTRRREAAFRSMLRQAVPALELGTAWEEVRERFVCDSAFEQITLESERIRLFREFLQVLESECQHLHTKGRKHGRKGKKHHHKRSHSPSGSESEEEELPPSSLRPPKRRRRNPSESGSEPSSSLDSVESGGAALGGRGSPSSRLLLGSDHGLRKAKKPKKKNKKRRHKSNSPESETDPEEKAGKESDEKEQEQDKDRELRRTELPNRSPGFGIKKEKTGWDTSESELSEGELERRRRTLLQQLDDHQ
- the PRPF40B gene encoding pre-mRNA-processing factor 40 homolog B isoform X7 gives rise to the protein MDKKPWEEPVIAYTVVPLPSFLWLWQGGNFQNEDDVCGAQPAGSGLAEEGADLPWARSCWGGQDIGFGDPPSGLCAPFSSFPLCFPSAKAQLCAHPGSYDFSLPQQSVPDSGPRPPAAPAPFPPGPPMMPPPFMPPPGIPPPFPPMGLPPMSQRPPAIPPMPPGIMPPMLPPMGAPPPLTQIPGMVPPMMPGMLMPAVPVTAATAPGADTASSAVSGTGPPRALWSEHVAPDGRIYYYNADNKQSVWEKPSVLKSKAELLLSQCPWKEYKSDTGKPYYYNNLSKESRWTRPKDLADLEALVKQETAGKQQQQQPPQALQPQPPQPQPDPPPAPPGPTPIPTGLLEPEPGGSEDGDVSEAAQALEQGILQQPEEGPSSSTGQHQPPQQEEEESKPEPERSGLSWSNREKAKQAFKELLRDKAVPSNASWEQAMKMVVTDPRYSALPKLSEKKQAFNAYKAQREKEEKEEARLRAKEAKQTLQHFLEQHERMTSTTRYRRAEQTFGELEVWAVVPERDRKEVYDDVLFFLAKKEKEQAKQLRRRNIQALKSILDGMSSVNFQTTWSQAQQYLMDNPSFAQDHQLQNMDKEDALICFEEHIRALEKEEEEERERARLRERRQQRKNREAFQTFLDELHETGQLHSMSTWMELYPAVSTDVRFANMLGQPGSTPLDLFKFYVEELKARFHDEKKIIKDILKEHWSSVPQVPTVTLYCVLGIQK
- the PRPF40B gene encoding pre-mRNA-processing factor 40 homolog B isoform X6 encodes the protein MDKKPWEEPVIAYTVVPLPSFLWLWQGGNFQNEDDVCGAQPAGSGLAEEGADLPWARSCWGGQDIGFGDPPSGLCAPFSSFPLCFPSAKAQLCAHPGSYDFSLPQQSVPDSGPRPPAAPAPFPPGPPMMPPPFMPPPGIPPPFPPMGLPPMSQRPPAIPPMPPGIMPPMLPPMGAPPPLTQIPGMVPPMMPGMLMPAVPVTAATAPGADTASSAVSGTGPPRALWSEHVAPDGRIYYYNADNKQSVWEKPSVLKSKAELLLSQCPWKEYKSDTGKPYYYNNLSKESRWTRPKDLADLEALVKQETAGKQQQQQPPQALQPQPPQPQPDPPPAPPGPTPIPTGLLEPEPGGSEDGDVSEAAQALEQGILQQPEEGPSSSTGQHQPPQQEEEESKPEPERSGLSWSNREKAKQAFKELLRDKAVPSNASWEQAMKMVVTDPRYSALPKLSEKKQAFNAYKAQREKEEKEEARLRAKEAKQTLQHFLEQHERMTSTTRYRRAEQTFGELEVWAVVPERDRKEVYDDVLFFLAKKEKEQAKQLRRRNIQALKSILDGMSSVNFQTTWSQAQQYLMDNPSFAQDHQLQNMDKEDALICFEEHIRALEKEEEEERERARLRERRQQRKNREAFQTFLDELHETGQLHSMSTWMELYPAVSTDVRFANMLGQPGKAARPGLASCTAGRPLCTPTPWSCPPPHPPALGSCRPPGPPPSLPRRLHPSGLVQVLCGGVEGTIP
- the PRPF40B gene encoding pre-mRNA-processing factor 40 homolog B isoform X2; the encoded protein is MDKKPWEEPVIAYTVVPLPSFLWLWQGGNFQNEDDVCGAQPAGSGLAEEGADLPWARSCWGGQDIGFGDPPSGLCAPFSSFPLCFPSAKAQLCAHPGSYDFSLPQQSVPDSGPRPPAAPAPFPPGPPMMPPPFMPPPGIPPPFPPMGLPPMSQRPPAIPPMPPGIMPPMLPPMGAPPPLTQIPGMVPPMMPGMLMPAVPVTAATAPGADTASSAVSGTGPPRALWSEHVAPDGRIYYYNADNKQSVWEKPSVLKSKAELLLSQCPWKEYKSDTGKPYYYNNLSKESRWTRPKDLADLEALVKQETAGKQQQQQPPQALQPQPPQPQPDPPPAPPGPTPIPTGLLEPEPGGSEDGDVSEAAQALEQGILQQPEEGPSSSTGQHQPPQQEEEESKPEPERSGLSWSNREKAKQAFKELLRDKAVPSNASWEQAMKMVVTDPRYSALPKLSEKKQAFNAYKAQREKEEKEEARLRAKEAKQTLQHFLEQHERMTSTTRYRRAEQTFGELEVWAVVPERDRKEVYDDVLFFLAKKEKEQAKQLRRRNIQALKSILDGMSSVNFQTTWSQAQQYLMDNPSFAQDHQLQNMDKEDALICFEEHIRALEKEEEEERERARLRERRQQRKNREAFQTFLDELHETGQLHSMSTWMELYPAVSTDVRFANMLGQPGSTPLDLFKFYVEELKARFHDEKKIIKDILKDRGFCVEVNTAFEDFAHVISFDKRAAALDAGNIKLTFNSLLEKAEAREREREKEEARRTRRREAAFRSMLRQAVPALELGTAWEEVRERFVCDSAFEQITLESERIRLFREFLQVLESECQHLHTKGRKHGRKGKKHHHKRSHSPSGSESEEEELPPSSLRPPKRRRRNPSESGSEPSSSLDSVESGGAALGGRGSPSSRLLLGSDHGLRKAKKPKKKNKKRRHKSNSPESETDPEEKAGKESDEKEQEQDKDRELRRTELPNRSPGFGIKKEKLCLCSNRQAGTHRRVS